The Desulfobotulus mexicanus genome includes a region encoding these proteins:
- a CDS encoding type I restriction endonuclease subunit R, which translates to MNTFQINEKHLSQIPALQLLISLGFEFLTPAEALQERQNRTSNVLLENILRSQLKEINRIRYKGDEYLFSEENVQSAIQKLKNIKYDGLLKTNETIYDLITLGTAMEQTIEGDSKSFNINYIDWPKSGSGPGRNRFHVTVEYSVERSRSTETARPDIVLFVNGIPFCVIECKAPQIEVEQAVSQSIRNQNDEHIPKLFIYTQMLLALNKNSAMYATTGTAAKFWGIWKEPDNGQWKMDNGKLLELKNKPLPKDTRQKIETTFHCQLSTIHSPFITAQDEALFSLCRPERLLELAWKFTVFDGGIKKIARYQQYFVIKSTLNRVKHFDSAGSRKGGVIWHTQGSGKSLTMVMLARNLALDPEILNPRIVLVTDRDDLDKQLGNTFASCGLDANRATSGRNLLELVAEKKSGIITTLIHKFDKAYAVKKYQDASPDIFILVDESHRTQFGSFSARMRQMFPHACYLGFTGTPLLKKEKNNFIKFGELVEPHYSITQAVEDGAVVPLLYEGRHVEMTQNKKAVDLWFERHTQGLSKEQQADLKRKYARAEMLNKADQVIYMRAFDISEHFRSNWQGTGFKAQLVAPSKISALRYNACLNEIGMVSSEVVISPPDMREGYEETDDETKDEVVKFWQKMMKRYGSEEEYTKQLINQFKHGSDPEILIVVDKLLTGFDAPRNAVLYLCRMLREHTLLQAIARVNRLHESKEFGFIIDYASVLGELDKALTMYSAFEGFDESDLAGTLTSIHSEAEKLPGRYSDLWDLFKTVKHSCDEEAYEVLLGDESMREEFYGRLSEFGKTLAIALSSEKFLTETDDKTLSRYKADLRKFQSLKASVKLRYAEAIDYRDYEPKIKKLLDTHIQANEVVQLNEPVNIFDDAAFMMVKEEQEVFGSKKTTGSKADTIAHATKKVITEKMNEDPAFYEKFSKLIQQAIEDFRAKRISDLDYLNKVVDIRNKVVFKVHDYVPDKLSGNEDAMAYFGVLTPFLASAEYSVINDELKNNSEQSTQNSAFTEEATADTALAIQAILEKHNKVHFWEDEDAQKQVINEIDDYIYDELKTEKGIELSLDQMDALIEKVLQVAKHRNN; encoded by the coding sequence ATGAATACCTTTCAGATAAATGAAAAGCATCTTTCTCAAATTCCGGCTTTGCAGCTTTTGATCAGCCTTGGCTTTGAATTTCTGACACCGGCTGAAGCACTGCAGGAAAGACAAAACCGAACATCCAATGTTTTACTGGAAAATATTCTGCGCAGTCAGCTCAAGGAAATCAACCGTATTCGTTACAAAGGAGACGAGTACCTCTTCAGCGAAGAGAATGTGCAGTCGGCCATCCAGAAACTGAAAAACATCAAATACGACGGACTGCTGAAAACCAACGAGACCATTTACGACCTGATTACCCTCGGCACGGCCATGGAGCAGACCATTGAGGGGGATTCGAAAAGCTTTAATATAAACTATATCGACTGGCCCAAATCTGGAAGTGGCCCCGGTCGTAACAGGTTTCATGTAACGGTGGAATACAGTGTTGAACGTTCCAGAAGTACAGAGACTGCCCGTCCGGATATCGTTCTTTTTGTCAATGGCATTCCCTTTTGCGTGATTGAGTGTAAAGCGCCGCAGATTGAAGTGGAACAGGCCGTTTCCCAATCCATCAGAAATCAGAATGATGAGCACATCCCCAAACTCTTTATCTACACGCAGATGCTGCTGGCTCTGAATAAAAACAGCGCCATGTACGCCACCACGGGGACCGCTGCAAAATTCTGGGGAATATGGAAAGAGCCGGATAATGGACAATGGAAAATGGATAATGGAAAATTACTGGAGTTAAAAAATAAACCATTACCCAAAGATACAAGGCAAAAAATTGAAACCACCTTTCACTGTCAATTATCCACTATCCATTCTCCATTCATAACGGCTCAGGATGAGGCCTTATTTTCGCTGTGCCGCCCGGAAAGGCTTCTGGAGCTGGCGTGGAAGTTCACGGTATTTGACGGAGGCATCAAAAAAATTGCCCGGTATCAGCAGTATTTTGTCATCAAATCCACCCTGAACCGGGTAAAACACTTTGACAGCGCAGGTTCACGTAAAGGGGGGGTAATCTGGCACACGCAGGGGTCAGGAAAATCCCTGACCATGGTGATGCTGGCCCGGAATCTTGCCCTTGATCCCGAAATTTTGAACCCCCGCATTGTTCTTGTGACAGACCGTGATGACCTCGACAAGCAGCTTGGGAATACCTTTGCCTCCTGTGGCCTTGATGCAAACCGGGCAACATCAGGCAGAAACCTGCTGGAGCTGGTCGCTGAAAAAAAATCAGGGATCATCACAACCCTCATTCACAAATTCGACAAGGCGTATGCGGTAAAAAAATATCAGGATGCCTCCCCTGATATTTTCATTCTGGTGGATGAAAGCCACCGTACCCAGTTCGGTTCCTTTTCCGCCCGGATGAGACAGATGTTTCCCCATGCATGCTACCTGGGTTTTACAGGCACGCCGCTTTTGAAAAAAGAGAAGAACAACTTCATAAAGTTTGGTGAGCTTGTCGAACCCCATTATTCCATCACACAGGCCGTTGAAGACGGTGCAGTGGTTCCGCTTCTGTATGAAGGGCGGCATGTGGAGATGACACAAAACAAAAAAGCGGTGGATCTGTGGTTTGAGCGGCACACGCAAGGGCTTTCCAAAGAGCAGCAGGCGGACTTGAAACGCAAATATGCACGGGCAGAAATGCTGAACAAGGCCGATCAGGTCATTTATATGAGAGCCTTTGACATCAGCGAGCACTTTCGCTCCAACTGGCAGGGAACAGGATTCAAGGCACAGCTGGTGGCACCGAGCAAAATATCCGCACTCAGGTACAACGCCTGCCTGAATGAAATTGGCATGGTCAGTTCAGAAGTTGTTATTTCACCGCCGGATATGCGTGAAGGCTATGAAGAGACCGATGATGAAACAAAGGATGAGGTCGTAAAATTCTGGCAAAAGATGATGAAACGCTATGGCAGTGAAGAAGAATACACAAAGCAGCTCATTAACCAGTTCAAACACGGCAGCGATCCTGAAATCCTCATTGTTGTTGATAAGCTGCTCACGGGTTTTGATGCCCCCAGAAACGCAGTCCTCTATTTATGCAGGATGCTTAGGGAACACACACTGCTTCAGGCAATTGCCCGTGTCAACCGGCTGCATGAAAGCAAAGAATTTGGTTTCATCATAGACTATGCAAGCGTACTTGGTGAACTGGATAAGGCCCTTACCATGTACAGCGCATTTGAAGGCTTCGATGAATCCGATCTGGCTGGCACTCTGACATCCATTCACAGCGAGGCCGAAAAACTACCCGGCCGGTATTCTGATCTTTGGGATCTGTTCAAAACGGTGAAGCACTCCTGTGATGAAGAGGCCTATGAAGTGCTTCTTGGTGATGAGAGCATGAGGGAAGAGTTTTACGGTCGCCTTTCGGAGTTCGGTAAAACACTTGCCATCGCACTCTCTTCCGAGAAATTTCTGACCGAAACCGACGATAAAACCTTATCCCGATACAAGGCAGACCTCCGGAAATTCCAGTCACTCAAGGCATCCGTCAAGCTCCGCTATGCAGAAGCCATTGATTACCGGGATTATGAGCCAAAAATCAAAAAACTGCTGGACACCCACATTCAGGCCAATGAGGTGGTTCAGCTTAATGAGCCGGTTAATATTTTTGATGATGCAGCCTTCATGATGGTAAAAGAAGAGCAGGAAGTCTTCGGCTCTAAAAAAACAACGGGCTCAAAAGCAGACACCATTGCCCATGCCACAAAGAAGGTCATTACGGAAAAGATGAATGAAGACCCTGCCTTTTATGAAAAATTCTCAAAGCTGATCCAGCAGGCCATTGAAGATTTCAGGGCTAAAAGAATATCGGATCTGGATTACCTGAACAAAGTCGTGGATATCCGTAACAAGGTTGTCTTCAAGGTGCATGATTATGTACCGGATAAGCTTTCCGGAAATGAAGATGCCATGGCTTATTTCGGTGTGCTGACGCCATTTCTGGCGAGTGCTGAATACTCAGTGATAAATGATGAATTAAAAAACAACTCAGAACAGAGCACTCAAAATTCAGCATTCACCGAAGAGGCGACAGCAGATACGGCGTTAGCTATTCAGGCCATACTGGAAAAACACAACAAAGTTCACTTCTGGGAGGATGAAGACGCCCAAAAACAGGTGATCAACGAGATTGATGATTATATCTATGATGAGCTGAAGACAGAAAAGGGCATCGAATTGTCACTGGATCAGATGGATGCGCTCATCGAGAAAGTTTTGCAGGTGGCAAAACACAGGAATAATTGA
- a CDS encoding GIY-YIG nuclease family protein → MDKGFMYILKCSDGSYYTGSTNNIELRLAQHQAGEGSNHTRKRLPVELLYIEEYQRIDEAFFREKQVQGWSRKKKEALINGAFESLRHLSVAYRDKRGFENLSHQRCPLPETHGFENLSRRSCPLPEALEGNTTQKPKEIRQ, encoded by the coding sequence ATGGATAAAGGTTTTATGTACATTTTAAAATGTTCAGATGGGAGCTATTATACTGGAAGCACAAATAATATTGAACTCCGACTTGCCCAGCATCAAGCGGGAGAAGGCTCGAATCACACCAGAAAAAGACTGCCCGTTGAACTGCTTTATATAGAAGAATATCAAAGGATTGATGAGGCTTTTTTCAGAGAAAAACAGGTTCAGGGTTGGAGCCGAAAAAAGAAGGAAGCCTTGATCAACGGTGCCTTCGAGAGCCTCAGGCACCTTTCCGTGGCGTATCGTGACAAAAGGGGCTTCGAGAACCTCAGCCACCAAAGATGCCCGTTGCCTGAAACACATGGCTTCGAGAACCTCAGCCGCCGGAGCTGCCCGTTGCCTGAGGCTCTCGAAGGCAACACTACCCAGAAGCCCAAGGAAATCCGACAATGA
- a CDS encoding M48 family metallopeptidase, with amino-acid sequence MEIAVHPDGTVMVKAPVESDITLIEKKIIKRARWILKALNYFKQFDPKTTERCYVSGETHLYLGKQYRLKVTQGQKNSVKLTRGFFHITCRNEPAPDTVRKLLNQWYSEKAQLQFAESMHRCWQKFRTPGIEKPKLSIKRMQKRWGSLSEKGTVTLNTDLIRAPKECIDYVVTHELCHLKCHDHGPEFYKLLDSLIPGWEKIKHKLELTIV; translated from the coding sequence ATGGAAATAGCCGTGCATCCAGACGGCACGGTTATGGTCAAAGCGCCGGTAGAGTCCGATATCACACTGATAGAAAAGAAAATAATAAAACGGGCTCGCTGGATTCTTAAGGCACTGAATTATTTCAAACAGTTTGATCCAAAAACGACTGAGCGCTGCTACGTGAGCGGAGAGACCCACCTGTATCTTGGAAAGCAATACCGACTGAAAGTGACCCAAGGACAGAAAAACTCCGTAAAACTGACCCGTGGCTTTTTTCATATCACCTGCCGGAACGAACCGGCTCCAGATACTGTAAGGAAACTTTTAAATCAGTGGTATTCGGAAAAGGCACAGCTCCAGTTTGCAGAAAGTATGCATCGCTGCTGGCAGAAGTTCCGTACTCCGGGCATTGAGAAGCCAAAGTTATCCATTAAGCGAATGCAAAAAAGATGGGGCAGCCTTTCTGAGAAGGGCACAGTAACCCTCAATACAGACCTCATCAGAGCGCCTAAAGAATGCATTGACTATGTTGTTACCCATGAGCTGTGCCACCTGAAATGTCATGATCATGGCCCTGAGTTTTATAAGCTCCTCGATTCTCTCATCCCGGGCTGGGAAAAGATCAAACACAAACTTGAACTCACGATAGTATGA
- a CDS encoding PDDEXK nuclease domain-containing protein, protein MMDDKSKNTPSPANHAGYTSWLRELKEKIRSVQVKAALAASRELILFYWELGEDISQKLSETHWGSKIIDQLSKDLRSEFPDIQGFSRTNIYYIKKFYEYFITFSEQEQIIPPPGGQMGSVLTHQYGSQSYPPIIPQIGGQLPWSHIKILLDKVSDHQETLFYIRETIENGWSRDVLAFQIKSRLYQRQGKSVSNFQQTLPTPQSDLAQQTIKDPYIFDFLSMTKSYNERDIENQLISHITKFLLELGKGFAFIGRQYHLEVGESDYYLDLLFYHIKLKCYVVIELKNTKFIPEYAGKLNFYLSAVDSLLKAEDDKPTIGMLLCRDKNRIETEFALRDMNKPMGVSEFTLTEILPDELKGSLPTVEEIEEDMRQLSTE, encoded by the coding sequence ATGATGGATGACAAATCAAAAAACACCCCATCCCCAGCCAACCATGCCGGGTACACTTCGTGGCTCAGGGAACTCAAAGAAAAGATTCGTTCCGTGCAGGTCAAAGCCGCACTGGCTGCGAGTCGGGAATTGATTTTATTTTACTGGGAGCTTGGAGAAGATATTTCGCAAAAGCTCTCGGAAACCCATTGGGGCTCCAAAATTATTGACCAACTGTCTAAGGATCTGCGTTCAGAGTTTCCCGATATTCAAGGATTTTCACGAACAAACATCTACTACATCAAGAAATTTTACGAGTATTTCATTACCTTTTCCGAACAGGAACAAATTATCCCCCCGCCCGGGGGACAAATGGGTTCAGTCCTTACGCACCAATACGGATCACAATCCTATCCGCCAATCATCCCCCAGATTGGGGGACAATTGCCCTGGAGCCATATCAAAATTCTTCTGGACAAAGTTTCCGATCATCAGGAAACGCTTTTCTACATACGGGAAACCATCGAAAACGGCTGGAGTCGTGATGTTCTCGCCTTTCAAATCAAGTCAAGACTTTATCAGCGCCAAGGAAAGTCTGTCAGCAATTTTCAACAGACCTTGCCAACGCCACAATCCGATCTGGCACAACAGACGATCAAAGACCCATACATCTTTGATTTTCTTAGTATGACAAAATCTTACAATGAACGGGACATAGAGAACCAGCTGATCAGCCATATCACAAAATTCCTGCTGGAGCTGGGTAAGGGCTTTGCCTTTATCGGGCGGCAATATCATCTGGAAGTAGGTGAAAGTGATTATTATCTGGATCTGCTTTTCTACCATATCAAGTTAAAATGCTATGTGGTGATTGAACTTAAGAATACAAAATTTATTCCTGAATACGCAGGAAAGCTGAATTTTTATCTTTCAGCCGTAGACAGCCTTCTCAAAGCCGAGGATGATAAGCCAACCATCGGAATGTTGCTCTGCCGGGACAAAAACAGAATCGAAACCGAATTTGCCCTTCGAGACATGAACAAGCCCATGGGCGTGAGTGAGTTTACGCTGACAGAAATTTTACCGGATGAATTGAAAGGTTCCCTCCCCACCGTGGAAGAAATCGAAGAAGACATGAGGCAATTGAGTACTGAGTGA
- a CDS encoding restriction endonuclease subunit S — protein sequence MKTQLLLKQARVSLIPHGWQISQIGKSCSIRNDLRKPISLEERSSIKGDYPYYGPTGILDYIDQYLLDGEFALIGEDGDHFLKPEEKPQTILAKGKFNVNNHAHVIASTNVCSAEWFATFYKHRNITDFLSRQGANRYKLNKATLEKLPILLPPLPEQKAISGLLSTWDEAIEKTERLIHANERRFHWLLHKLMKPTIASNNECSVISDELKDNSDLSTHNSALGKGPHTQENLEWKKVKIGSFLNESRISGTNGHDAQKITVKLYGKGVIAKDEKRIGSKTTQYYVRKAGQLIYSKLDFLNGAFGIIPNDLDGFESTLDLPAFDISDSVSKEWLLYYLIRPEYYTRQLGLAKGQRKARRVSPSEFLNSKILLPPLHIQKRIAEFLSSSQQEIDLLKQLSKKYKTQKRGLMQKMLTGQWRVKPDIVMGYA from the coding sequence ATGAAAACGCAACTTTTATTAAAACAAGCCCGAGTGTCGTTAATTCCACATGGATGGCAAATTTCTCAAATCGGTAAAAGCTGTAGTATTAGAAATGATCTAAGAAAACCCATTAGTCTTGAAGAAAGATCTTCAATAAAGGGTGATTATCCATACTATGGACCAACGGGTATCTTAGATTACATTGATCAGTATTTATTAGATGGTGAGTTTGCCTTAATAGGCGAAGATGGAGACCACTTTCTAAAACCAGAAGAGAAGCCACAGACAATTTTAGCAAAAGGGAAGTTCAATGTTAACAATCATGCCCATGTAATTGCTTCCACCAATGTCTGTAGTGCTGAATGGTTTGCCACCTTTTACAAACATAGAAACATTACTGATTTTTTAAGCAGGCAAGGTGCTAACAGGTACAAGCTAAATAAAGCAACACTGGAAAAGCTGCCAATACTTCTCCCCCCCCTCCCCGAACAAAAAGCCATTTCCGGCCTGTTGTCCACCTGGGATGAGGCCATCGAAAAAACCGAACGGCTGATTCATGCGAATGAACGACGCTTCCACTGGCTTCTTCATAAACTCATGAAGCCGACGATTGCGTCGAATAATGAGTGCTCGGTGATAAGTGATGAATTAAAAGATAACTCAGACCTCAGCACTCATAATTCAGCACTCGGCAAAGGCCCACATACACAGGAAAACTTGGAGTGGAAGAAAGTAAAAATTGGCTCTTTTCTTAATGAAAGTCGGATTTCGGGTACCAACGGCCATGATGCACAAAAAATAACTGTGAAACTGTATGGAAAGGGTGTGATTGCTAAAGATGAAAAACGAATTGGAAGTAAAACAACCCAGTATTATGTGAGAAAAGCCGGGCAACTCATCTACAGTAAGCTTGATTTTTTGAATGGTGCATTTGGTATTATTCCAAACGATCTTGATGGTTTTGAGTCAACTCTCGATTTACCTGCCTTTGATATTTCAGATTCTGTTTCAAAAGAGTGGTTGCTATATTATCTGATTCGGCCTGAATATTACACAAGACAGCTTGGACTCGCTAAGGGGCAGAGAAAAGCAAGAAGAGTTAGCCCTTCGGAATTTCTTAATTCTAAAATACTATTACCTCCACTACATATCCAAAAACGGATAGCCGAATTCCTATCTTCTTCTCAACAGGAAATCGACCTTCTCAAACAACTCTCAAAAAAATACAAAACGCAGAAACGCGGCCTGATGCAGAAGATGCTCACCGGTCAATGGCGGGTAAAGCCGGATATCGTGATGGGGTATGCATGA
- a CDS encoding NupC/NupG family nucleoside CNT transporter encodes MFLSILQSGFGLLAFMFIAWLLSENRKAVSPRLILSGLGLQFLLALILLKVPAFADFFLFLNKAVEALEAGTRAGTTFVFGYLGGGPLPFEEPWSGAAYIFAFRALPVIVVTGALSTLLYHWKIIPVLVRGFSALLQRVMGIGGALGVGCAANIFAGMVESPLFIRPYVKSMTRSELFTLMTCGMATIAGTVLVLYAGIIGQVIPGALGHILAASLISAPASILIAGIMIPESSPPTLGKISPPVESRSSMDAVVKGTTFGLQMYIQIVALLVVLVALVSMVNQALGLLPDMAGEALTLQSILGQIMRPLVWLAGIPWHESHVAGSLMGTKVILNELLAYLDMAALPEGSLSSRSSLIMTYALCGFANIGSLGILIGGLSSIAPERLDEIVTLAPRSILAGVLTTLMTGAMVGIFF; translated from the coding sequence ATGTTTCTTTCCATTCTGCAAAGTGGTTTTGGCTTGCTGGCCTTTATGTTCATAGCCTGGCTTCTTTCCGAAAACCGAAAGGCCGTGAGCCCTCGACTGATACTTTCAGGACTTGGCCTGCAGTTTCTTCTGGCGCTGATTCTTCTGAAAGTTCCTGCTTTTGCAGATTTTTTCCTTTTTCTGAACAAGGCTGTGGAAGCCCTGGAAGCAGGAACAAGGGCAGGCACCACCTTTGTTTTCGGGTATCTGGGCGGTGGTCCCCTTCCCTTTGAAGAGCCATGGTCCGGTGCTGCTTACATCTTTGCTTTCCGGGCACTTCCCGTCATTGTCGTCACCGGTGCCCTCAGCACCCTTCTTTATCACTGGAAAATCATTCCTGTGCTGGTACGGGGATTTTCCGCACTCCTCCAGCGGGTCATGGGCATTGGCGGAGCCTTGGGCGTGGGCTGTGCCGCCAACATTTTTGCCGGTATGGTGGAATCTCCCCTTTTTATCAGGCCTTATGTGAAATCAATGACCCGCAGCGAACTCTTCACCCTCATGACCTGCGGCATGGCCACCATCGCAGGTACAGTTCTGGTACTTTACGCAGGCATAATCGGTCAGGTGATTCCCGGTGCTCTGGGCCATATCCTTGCAGCATCCCTGATCAGCGCACCCGCATCCATTCTCATTGCAGGCATCATGATCCCGGAATCTTCGCCTCCCACACTTGGTAAAATCAGCCCTCCCGTTGAAAGCAGAAGCTCTATGGATGCCGTGGTCAAGGGCACCACCTTCGGCCTTCAGATGTATATACAGATCGTCGCCCTTCTGGTGGTGCTGGTCGCTCTGGTCAGCATGGTCAATCAGGCTTTGGGACTTCTGCCTGACATGGCAGGCGAAGCCCTCACCCTCCAGAGTATTCTCGGTCAGATCATGCGGCCTCTGGTCTGGCTTGCTGGTATTCCATGGCATGAATCCCATGTGGCGGGCAGCCTCATGGGTACGAAGGTCATCCTCAATGAACTGCTGGCTTACCTCGACATGGCGGCCCTTCCTGAAGGCAGCCTTTCTTCCCGGAGCAGCCTCATCATGACCTATGCCCTCTGCGGTTTTGCCAACATCGGAAGCCTTGGAATTCTCATCGGAGGGCTTTCCAGCATCGCACCGGAGAGGCTGGATGAAATTGTCACTCTGGCCCCCCGGTCCATTCTGGCAGGCGTACTGACCACACTGATGACAGGTGCCATGGTCGGCATATTTTTCTGA
- the dinD gene encoding DNA damage-inducible protein D: protein MNNKDIEKRHHRTFEELKQLTDSNTEFWYARDFQAALDYSSWDKFKRVILKAISACKNSGQESANHFSQVGKMVKLGSGSQREIEDYQLSRYACYLIVQNGDPSKPVIANGQTYFAIQTRRQELADDEVFQRLKEDEKRLFLRNEMKEHNKKLVEAAQQAGVESNLDFAIFQNHGYKGLYGGLDAKGIHARKGLKKASRFSTTWAVPSWLPTSSVPHRPKISFAGKIFRAKPKPMQPILKLERKYARPSKSWAAPCRKICRRRRRI, encoded by the coding sequence ATGAACAATAAAGATATTGAAAAACGCCATCATCGGACATTCGAGGAACTCAAACAGCTTACAGATAGCAACACTGAATTCTGGTATGCGAGGGATTTCCAAGCTGCTCTTGATTACTCCAGTTGGGACAAATTCAAACGTGTTATTTTAAAAGCAATCTCTGCCTGTAAGAATTCTGGACAGGAATCTGCCAACCATTTTTCCCAAGTGGGAAAAATGGTCAAACTCGGATCAGGTAGCCAGCGGGAGATTGAAGATTATCAACTCTCCCGATATGCCTGTTACCTGATTGTCCAAAATGGCGATCCTTCCAAACCAGTCATAGCCAATGGGCAGACGTATTTTGCCATCCAGACCCGTCGGCAGGAGCTGGCGGACGATGAGGTATTTCAAAGGCTCAAAGAGGATGAAAAACGCCTGTTCCTTCGCAATGAAATGAAGGAACACAACAAAAAACTGGTGGAAGCGGCGCAGCAGGCAGGCGTGGAATCCAACCTTGATTTTGCCATCTTTCAAAACCATGGCTACAAGGGACTTTATGGTGGACTGGACGCCAAGGGCATCCATGCCCGCAAAGGACTAAAAAAAGCCAGCAGATTCTCGACAACATGGGCAGTACCGAGCTGGCTGCCAACCTCTTCCGTGCCACACAGACCGAAGATAAGCTTCGCAGGGAAAATATTCAGGGCAAAACCAAAGCCAATGCAACCCATTTTGAAGTTGGAAAGAAAGTACGCCAGACCATCGAAGAGCTGGGCGGCACCATGCCGGAAGATTTGCCGACGCCGGAGAAGGATTTGA
- a CDS encoding Fic family protein, which produces MIQFNKLDKLKQKLDAFRPLPPEIVSNLHEDLVLRWTYHSNAIEGNTLTLKETKVALEGITIGGKTMREHFEVINHREAIFFVEDLVRKNETLSEWQITSIHQLILKNIDDRNAGTYRKTNVIISGADHIPPDAVQVQNEMQDFIHWYQTGAKSLHPVERAARVHADFVKIHPFVDGNGRTSRLLMNLELMKSGFPPVILPVEKRLEYYEALDTAHTKNNYDPFLILIGDIVESGFRPYWHALGVNP; this is translated from the coding sequence ATGATACAATTCAATAAATTAGACAAATTAAAACAAAAACTGGATGCCTTCCGGCCATTGCCCCCGGAGATTGTTTCCAATCTCCACGAAGATCTGGTGCTCCGCTGGACCTACCATTCCAATGCCATTGAAGGCAATACGCTGACGCTGAAAGAAACCAAGGTTGCTCTGGAAGGAATCACCATTGGCGGGAAAACCATGCGGGAGCATTTTGAAGTGATCAACCACAGGGAAGCCATTTTTTTTGTGGAAGATCTGGTCAGAAAAAATGAGACATTATCTGAATGGCAGATTACCTCCATTCACCAGCTGATCCTGAAAAATATCGATGACAGAAATGCGGGTACCTACAGAAAAACCAATGTCATCATTTCCGGTGCCGATCATATACCGCCAGATGCCGTACAGGTTCAAAATGAAATGCAAGACTTCATTCACTGGTATCAGACCGGGGCCAAATCACTTCATCCGGTAGAACGGGCCGCCCGTGTTCATGCTGATTTTGTGAAAATCCATCCCTTTGTGGACGGCAATGGCAGAACATCACGGTTGCTGATGAATCTGGAATTGATGAAAAGCGGATTCCCGCCGGTGATTCTTCCTGTGGAAAAACGTCTGGAATATTATGAGGCACTGGATACAGCCCACACGAAAAATAATTACGATCCGTTTTTGATCCTTATTGGAGATATTGTGGAATCAGGATTCAGACCCTACTGGCACGCATTGGGAGTAAACCCATGA